The following coding sequences lie in one Arachis hypogaea cultivar Tifrunner chromosome 9, arahy.Tifrunner.gnm2.J5K5, whole genome shotgun sequence genomic window:
- the LOC112709716 gene encoding shikimate O-hydroxycinnamoyltransferase, with protein sequence MIIKVRESTMVRPAEEGPRRTLWNSNVDLVVPNFHTPSVYFYRPNGASNFFDAKIMKEALSKVLVPFYPMAGRLRRDEDGRVEIDCDGQGVLFVEAETGGVIDDFGDFAPTLELRQLIPAVDYSQGIESYPLLVLQVTYFKCGGVSLGVGMQHHAADGASGLHFINTWSDVARGLEVSIPPFIDRTLLRARDPPRPVFDHVEYKPPPSMKTQAVSQQQPQKPGSDSAEVSIFKLTRDQLNKLKAKSKEDGNTVSYSSYEMLAGHVWRSVCKARGLPMDQETKLYIATDGRSRLQPPLPPGYFGNVIFTTTPIAVAGDLMSKPIWYSASRIHNALLRMDNEYLRSALDYLELQPDLKALVRGAHTFKCPNLGITSWVRLPIHDADFGWGRPIFMGPGGIAYEGLSFIIPSSTNCGSLSVAIALQPDHMKVFKELIYDI encoded by the exons ATGATCATAAAGGTGAGAGAATCGACAATGGTGCGTCCGGCGGAGGAAGGACCGAGAAGGACGCTGTGGAATTCGAACGTCGATTTGGTGGTACCGAACTTCCACACGCCTAGCGTGTACTTCTACCGTCCGAACGGCGCGTCGAATTTCTTCGACGCTAAGATCATGAAGGAAGCGCTGAGCAAGGTTCTGGTGCCGTTTTATCCGATGGCTGGGAGGCTCCGACGCGACGAGGACGGCCGCGTGGAGATCGATTGCGACGGTCAAGGGGTTCTGTTCGTGGAGGCGGAGACCGGCGGCGTCATCGACGATTTTGGGGATTTCGCGCCAACGCTTGAGCTTCGGCAATTAATCCCAGCCGTTGATTACTCACAAGGGATTGAATCCTATCCACTCTTGGTACTCCAG GTAACATATTTTAAATGTGGAGGGGTGTCATTAGGAGTTGGCATGCAGCACCATGCAGCAGATGGAGCTTCTGGTCTTCACTTCATCAACACATGGTCCGATGTAGCTCGCGGCCTTGAGGTATCGATCCCACCGTTCATCGACCGGACACTGCTCCGAGCAAGAGATCCACCTCGGCCAGTCTTTGATCACGTTGAATACAAGCCCCCACCATCCATGAAAACACAAGCAGTATCACAGCAACAACCTCAAAAACCAGGATCAGATTCTGCAGAGGTTTCTATTTTCAAGCTGACACGTGACCAACTGAACAAGTTGAAAGCAAAGTCTAAGGAAGATGGCAACACTGTGAGTTACAGCTCTTATGAGATGTTGGCTGGTCATGTTTGGAGGAGTGTGTGCAAAGCAAGGGGACTTCCAATGGATCAAGAAACGAAGTTGTATATTGCGACGGATGGAAGGTCTAGGCTGCAGCCTCCTCTTCCTCCGGGCTACTTTGGCAATGTGATATTCACAACAACACCGATCGCTGTGGCCGGAGATCTCATGTCAAAGCCTATTTGGTACTCAGCAAGCAGAATCCACAATGCTCTGTTGAGGATGGACAATGAGTATTTGAGGTCTGCTCTTGATTACTTGGAGCTGCAGCCGGATCTCAAGGCGCTGGTTCGCGGCGCTCACACTTTCAAGTGTCCGAATCTCGGCATCACTAGCTGGGTTAGGCTTCCAATCCATGATGCTGATTTTGGTTGGGGGAGGCCTATTTTCATGGGGCCTGGAGGGATTGCCTATGAAGGATTGTCTTTCATAATTCCGAGTTCAACGAATTGTGGGAGCTTGTCTGTGGCAATTGCTCTTCAGCCTGATCACATGAAGGTGTTCAAGGAATTGATCTATGACATTTGA